In Paenibacillus dendritiformis, the DNA window GAGAAACCGGGGGCACACAAACCAACGGAATCCGCTGGAAGGAGCGCCCTCCAGCTAACAACAAAAAAGACGGCCGTTCGGCCGTCTCAGACGGTCGACAAAGTCCTGTCGACGGTCTTTTCTTAGGAAGGGCGGGTCCGGGGAAGGCAGGAGAGGTTAGGTTAGGGTGCCAGCCGGTCCCTGCGTGAAGCTAGATGATCTGAGCATCAAGCAAGCTAGTGCCCATATGAAATTTGCTGCACAGGCGCAGCATTTTTAACCTCAAGAGGCTAAATTCCGAGAAAATCCTGCAAAATTACATTATTTCGCCATTTTTAACGCTATTTATGCCTTGCCGTAGGGTAATTGCTGTATTATTGCAGCAATCTTATTTTCGCCACCTCGTGTCAATGAAATTGCTGCATTTTTACAGTATTGGTGGGGCAAGTGACCAGCGTGGAAGGGAGATAATTCAGCCTTAGTGGGGCAAGTGACTAGCGTGGAGGGGAGATAATTCAGCTTTTGTGGAGCAGGTGACTAGAGTGGCGGGAGATAATGAAGCTTTAGCGGGTGGATGACTAGAACGGCGGGATTAAGCCAGCGTAGAAGCATGGTATTCGGTGGACGACCTTACGCAGGTTAAAAAGAATGTCTGCGCAAGCCATGCTTGTTTTTGCCGCCATGAACCTCAAAAAAATGGCGGCCTGGCTCTGGAAGACCGGTCGCACCTCTCCTAAGTTCTCTTTCGTATTTGTAAACGTAAATAACTCCCGCGACTGCAGCATGCAATAGTACGCGGGAGTTGGTCTTCAATCTGAGACGGCCGTTCGGCCGTCTGCTTTTTTCTGCGAAAACGAAAAAACATCCGTCCCCGGCTCCCTATGCGGAAGGAGCGGTTCAAGATGTTCTGTAATGTCTGTAGGCTATTCATAAATATGCCGCTTCATATCAAAGGCATCGTCAAGATGCTAATGGCGCGCCCGCAAGGAATCGAACCTTGATCTCAGGCTCCGGAGGCCTACGTCATATCCATTGGACCACGGGCGCACAATCAGAAGACGCAAAATTTATTATAGTGGATAGGCCACCGGAATGCAAGAGTAAAATAAATGAAATGAATAAGACCCGCTCAAAACAGGCAGTGAACGCCAAAAAACGGCTCAGGTTGTCAGGCGGAGTCCGATAATGCCTACAACGATTAGCGCCAGGAAGAAAAATTGCTTCCGGGTATATTTCTCCTTGAACCAGAACAAGCTGACGAGCGTAATGCCGACAGCTCCCACGCCGGCCCAGACCGCATACGCGACTCCGGAAGGGATGACGCTCATCGCATGGGTCAGCAAATAAATGGAGGCGACGAGACCGAGCGTGATAATGACAAGCGGCGTCTTCTTCTTGAAGCCGTCGGCATACTTCATCGCGATGACCGAAATGATCTCCTCCAGTCCCGACAGGATTAAATAAAACCAGGCCATTAGGACTCCCTCCTTTCGCTGTTGCCGCTATCCTTGCGGTTCGGGGTCGACAGCTTCATGCCAATGATCCCGGTCAGCAGCACGAGCAGAAACGTAATCTGCAGCCCGTTGAACGCTTCCCCCAGATAGATGCTGGCCGCATAAGTGCCAATCGTGCCGATCCCGACGAATACGGTATAGGCGATGGCGACGTTCAGCCTCCGGTAGGACTGGATAAGCAAAAGGTAGCTGACCGTAATGAGTATAATAACGCCGATCCATTCCCATGTCGTAGATGCGTACTTCAGACCGGAAGCCCACACAATCTCCATTAAGGCGGCGACAAGAACAAGTAGCCAAGCCATAATAAAACCTCCTGTGTCTTACATGATGCCAATGCAGCGGGCCATTCATGCCTGAGAATGGTTTACTGCACGAAACGCTATGATGAAGGCAGATGGTCTCCCATGGCCAGTGCGGATAACTCGGGAGTGCCTCCAACATCGAATGACTGACTGTCATTCATTTTACATCAACATTGATTTTTCGTAAAGGCCATCCCCTGAATCTATTCCGTTCCCTTGCCGGATTCAGGCCTTCTCTTGTACAAAAGGGGGGATAATGGGTAAGAATAAGATAGTCGAAGAATATAAACGCCCATCTGCTTGGCAATATAATGAATAAGTTGTTCTTTCCTTGCCCATTATAGAGGCTGGATACTTGCAAGTTGCTCGATTATTCGCTAGAATAATGGTGGGACACAAATCGTTGCGATGGGACGTTTTTGGTCCAATGGTTGGTTACGGAGCAGGAGTGGAGAGAAATGCGTGATTGGTTACAATTACAGAAACGACTGCTGCCCGAACTCATCGAACTGTTGAAGAAGCGTTATACCATCCTGCATCAGATCATGTTGTCCGATTGTATTGGCAGGAGGACGCTCGCCACGTCATTGCAGATGACCGAGCGCGTGCTGCGCGCGGAGACGGACCTGCTGAAGGCGCAGGGCCTGATCGAGATCGACAGCATGGGCATGCGCATCAGCGAAGAAGGCAGGCAGCTTGTCCGCCAGTTGGAGCCCTTGATGGGCGAACTGCTCGGCATGCGCCATCTGGAGGAGAGCCTCCGGCAAGCCTTCGGACTGAATCAGGTCATCGTCGTGCCCGGGGATTCGGATGTGTCTCCCGCCGTGAAGGATGAATTGGGCACGGCAGCATGCAGCGCTCTCAGCAGCGTCATGGGCAAGGAAGATGTGGTCGCGGTGACTGGCGGCTCCACATTGGCTGCGGTGGCAGATCAATTGACGAGCGCCACACCATGGAAGGGCAACTGGTTCGTACCGGCCCGAGGGGGGCTGGGAGAGAGCCTGGAGTATCAGGCGAATACGATTGCCTCGACGATGGCCAAGCGCGTAGGAGCTCAATACCGGCTGCTTCATGTGCCCGATCAATTGAGCGAAGAAGCGTACCAATCGTTGAAGCAGGAGCCCAATATTCAGGAGATTCTGCGGGTAATCCGGCAGGCGCGCATCGTCGTGCATGGCATCGGAGACGCCCAAGTGATGGCTGCTCGCCGGAAGGTGGACGAAGCCACGCGGGAAGAATTGAAGCGCCAGGGTGCTGTCGCCGAAGCGCTGGGGTATTACTTCGATCGGGATGGCCGCGTCGTACATACGATGTTGTCTCTGGGCCTGCGCCTGGAGGACATTACGCGTACCGAAGTGGTAATCGCCGTCGCAGGCGGGAAGAGCAAGGGCGAAGCCATTGCCGCCGTGCTGCGCCACGGGCATGAAGACATTCTGGTCATCGATGAAGCGGCAGCGGTTGAAGTATTGAAGCATAGTGGTCTCGATGTGCCTACGGGCCGTCTTGAGCAATAAAAATCAAATCTACTTAGGAAATGGGAGGAATCATCATGGTGAAAGTGGGTATTAACGGCTTTGGTCGAATCGGTCGTAACGTGTTCCGTGCAGCTCTGGGCAATCCGGAAGTCGAAGTTGTCGCAATCAACGATCTGACAGACGTCAAAACACTGGCTCATCTGTTGAAATATGACACGACTCACGGCAAACTGGACGCTACAGTAGAAGCGAAAGAAGGCGCTCTTGTCGTTAACGGCAAAGAAGTGAAAGTCTTCGCTGAGCGCAACCCTGAGAACCTGCCATGGGGCGCTCACGGCGTAGAAATCGTCGTCGAGTCGACAGGTATCTTCACAGCGAAAGAAAAAGCTGAAATGCACTTGAAAGGCGGCGCGAAGAAGGTAATCATCTCCGCACCGGCTACGAACGAAGATATCACGATCGTAATGGGCGTTAACGAAGATAAATACGATGCTGCTAATCACACCATCATTTCGAATGCTTCCTGCACGACGAACTGCTTGGCTCCATTCGCGAAAGTGTTGAACGACAAGTTCGGCATCGTGAAAGGCATGATGACGACCGTTCACTCTTACACCAATGACCAAAACGTGCTTGACCTGCCGCATAAA includes these proteins:
- a CDS encoding DMT family transporter, translating into MAWFYLILSGLEEIISVIAMKYADGFKKKTPLVIITLGLVASIYLLTHAMSVIPSGVAYAVWAGVGAVGITLVSLFWFKEKYTRKQFFFLALIVVGIIGLRLTT
- a CDS encoding DMT family transporter, whose amino-acid sequence is MAWLLVLVAALMEIVWASGLKYASTTWEWIGVIILITVSYLLLIQSYRRLNVAIAYTVFVGIGTIGTYAASIYLGEAFNGLQITFLLVLLTGIIGMKLSTPNRKDSGNSERRES
- a CDS encoding sugar-binding transcriptional regulator, which translates into the protein MRDWLQLQKRLLPELIELLKKRYTILHQIMLSDCIGRRTLATSLQMTERVLRAETDLLKAQGLIEIDSMGMRISEEGRQLVRQLEPLMGELLGMRHLEESLRQAFGLNQVIVVPGDSDVSPAVKDELGTAACSALSSVMGKEDVVAVTGGSTLAAVADQLTSATPWKGNWFVPARGGLGESLEYQANTIASTMAKRVGAQYRLLHVPDQLSEEAYQSLKQEPNIQEILRVIRQARIVVHGIGDAQVMAARRKVDEATREELKRQGAVAEALGYYFDRDGRVVHTMLSLGLRLEDITRTEVVIAVAGGKSKGEAIAAVLRHGHEDILVIDEAAAVEVLKHSGLDVPTGRLEQ
- the gap gene encoding type I glyceraldehyde-3-phosphate dehydrogenase is translated as MMVKVGINGFGRIGRNVFRAALGNPEVEVVAINDLTDVKTLAHLLKYDTTHGKLDATVEAKEGALVVNGKEVKVFAERNPENLPWGAHGVEIVVESTGIFTAKEKAEMHLKGGAKKVIISAPATNEDITIVMGVNEDKYDAANHTIISNASCTTNCLAPFAKVLNDKFGIVKGMMTTVHSYTNDQNVLDLPHKDMRRARAAAENIIPSTTGAAKAVSLVLPELKGKLNGMAMRVPTPNVSVTDLVVELSKNVTVEEVNAALKEAANGPLKGIMNYSEEPLVSSDYNGDPASSTIDALSTMVVGDNMVKVVSWYDNEWGYSNRVVDLASFIAKKGL